A stretch of Fusarium poae strain DAOMC 252244 chromosome 2, whole genome shotgun sequence DNA encodes these proteins:
- a CDS encoding hypothetical protein (BUSCO:7698at5125) — MSPLAISVPDAPGSPNATRTKFAFYGNRQRDSENSLMPGTSTADASPYASPMTSPMMSPLASPRMQLKPFGAMYRHVRQPSDESLSHLPPLPISPRWDSITNPSKFMPGQSISQRAASPFDSPHSPSPLSYDTAASTPVDSRNTSPTFLTSKSSLADLRAYDTLPPAVENFSRPRKQSIRQPITDATKPRPAQNAPGTATTNPGFNSADQYSEFNTSSQHPLWPAPQRPRGPSVSSCQSSSTYQSALSPPGNDFYDPRAPRIRTAAGATSSARPPLNYNGGSASPSPVIAPWMSGEESRSSFRSQFTDTTGPGTAVTERSSVLTKDSSVGSLYAGPESTEREANTHNEPDAENDEPSLEDVMGMYEQGFDTDDEEVNYSNKNTINDRPVSSASDMGPRRSARVDDDEDFPEEQVAESSTLDMEIRMSKMIFTSPAFTSSVPHIAEKHVVENYSCEIPEKRDSVKSLDSEPSVKSQKPLSLIESDTARSGSFAVPLSPPGSTLAPVFEVKDRPETPESRNNSEYASEPAPEPRAAPEADLKPKPVSPPPPVAVPEPVEPEDPGARDRYGFKKENQYVTRQQYDTWNAGYTEYLARRRKKWNQYLKDNALMTDHPNRFPAPNAKTKRFVRKGIPPEWRGAAWFYYAGGPAILAKHSGLYDKLTAKRAKDVDAEAIERDLHRTFPDNIKFKPPGGMDTTSSSSARESTMTDSTRSSSPGPPNVEGETSIITSLRRVLHAFAVYNPRIGYCQSLNFLAGLLLLFVDTEEQCFWLLNVITRIYLPGTHEMSLEGSKIDLGVLMTEMRTSMPAVWDKVGGELEADPNSRPATSKSIRLTRSRRKELARMSTPTDRLPPITLCMTAWFMSCFIGTLPIETTLRVWDVFFYEGSKTLFRIALAIFKLGENEIRSVGDPMEMFGVVQSMPRRLIDANALMEACFKRRNGFGHLSQVQIDEKRQQRRAKAQLDRVRQGKTWNN, encoded by the coding sequence ATGTCACCTCTCGCCATCTCCGTACCCGACGCTCCGGGTTCGCCAAATGCAACCCGAACAAAATTTGCCTTTTATGGTAATCGCCAACGGGACAGCGAGAACAGCCTTATGCCGGGAACTTCAACAGCTGATGCATCACCTTATGCTTCACCCATGACTTCACCAATGATGTCGCCGCTGGCATCGCCTCGAATGCAGCTCAAGCCTTTCGGCGCCATGTACCGACATGTTAGACAACCTTCAGACGAGTCCTTGTCACATTTACCTCCTTTGCCGATTTCGCCAAGATGGGATTCCATCACCAACCCTTCCAAATTCATGCCCGGACAATCAATATCGCAAAGAGCTGCATCTCCATTCGATTCGCCCCACTCTCCATCGCCTCTGAGCTACGATACTGCAGCGAGCACTCCTGTTGACTCCCGAAACACATCTCCGACATTTCTGACATCCAAATCGTCACTGGCTGACCTTCGCGCCTACGACACCCTGCCACCCGCCGTGGAGAACTTCTCGCGGCCGCGGAAGCAAAGTATCCGCCAACCAATCACCGACGCGACTAAGCCACGACCCGCCCAAAACGCCCCAGGGACCGCAACAACGAACCCCGGTTTCAATTCCGCCGACCAGTACTCAGAGTTCAATACATCTTCCCAACATCCCCTTTGGCCTGCTCCTCAACGACCTCGTGGCCCTTCGGTATCTTCTTGTCAATCCTCTTCTACATATCAATCGGCACTTTCTCCTCCTGGGAACGACTTTTACGATCCAAGAGCACCTCGCATTCGGACTGCTGCTGGTGCGACATCGTCAGCGCGACCTCCTTTAAACTACAACGGCGGCTCAGCTTCGCCAAGCCCCGTCATAGCCCCGTGGATGAGTGGTGAAGAATCGCGCTCGAGCTTCCGCTCTCAATTCACAGACACAACTGGTCCCGGCACCGCTGTTACCGAGCGAAGCAGTGTCCTCACAAAGGACAGCTCTGTTGGTTCACTATACGCTGGCCCAGAAAGCACGGAGCGCGAGGCGAACACACACAACGAGCCTGACGCTGAAAACGACGAGCCGagtcttgaggatgttatggGCATGTACGAGCAAGGTTTTGACACAGACGACGAAGAGGTGAACTACTCCAACAAGAACACTATCAACGATCGACCGGTATCATCAGCATCCGACATGGGACCACGACGAAGCGCCAGagttgacgacgatgaggattTTCCTGAAGAGCAGGTCGCCGAGTCCTCAACGCTTGACATGGAAATTCGAATGTCCAAGATGATCTTCACATCTCCAGCCTTTACATCCTCCGTTCCTCACATCGCCGAAAAGCACGTTGTTGAAAACTACAGTTGCGAAATCCCCGAAAAGCGAGACTCCGTCAAGTCTTTAGACTCAGAGCCTTCCGTCAAATCCCAAAAACCTCTTTCCCTTATTGAATCCGACACTGCGCGCTCAGGGTCATTTGCTGTACCTCTCTCACCACCTGGCTCCACCCTGGCACCCGTGTTTGAAGTAAAAGATCGACCCGAAACTCCCGAGTCAAGGAATAACTCTGAATACGCCTCAGAGCCAGCGCCTGAACCGAGAGCGGCCCCCGAGGCTGACCTCAAACCTAAGCCAGTTTCTCCACCTCCCCCAGTCGCTGTGCCTGAGCCAGTTGAGCCGGAAGATCCTGGCGCTCGTGATCGATACGGTTTCAAGAAGGAAAATCAGTACGTGACGCGACAGCAGTATGACACCTGGAATGCTGGATACACTGAGTACCTCGCTCGTCGACGAAAGAAGTGGAACCAGTATCTAAAGGACAATGCCCTGATGACAGACCACCCGAACCGGTTTCCCGCTCCTAACGCAAAGACGAAACGATTTGTTCGCAAGGGGATTCCTCCAGAATGGCGCGGTGCCGCTTGGTTCTACTATGCTGGCGGACCAGCTATTCTGGCCAAGCACTCGGGTCTCTACGATAAACTCACAGCTAAGCGAGCTAAGGACGTTGATGCTGAGGCTATCGAGCGAGATCTACATCGCACATTCCCCGACAACATTAAGTTTAAGCCTCCCGGCGGGATGGACACGACGTCGTCAAGTAGCGCTAGAGAGTCGACAATGACGGATTCCACTCGCAGCTCCAGCCCGGGTCCTCCAAACGTCGAGGGTGAGACATCTATCATTACCTCTCTTCGCCGTGTACTTCACGCATTCGCTGTATACAATCCTCGCATTGGCTACTGCCAAAGTCTGAACTTTTTGGCTGGTCTTCTGTTGCTTTTTGTTGACACTGAGGAACAATGCTTTTGGCTACTCAATGTCATTACGCGTATTTATCTTCCCGGTACTCATGAGATGAGTCTTGAGGGTTCCAAGATTGATTTGGGAGTGCTCATGACTGAGATGCGCACTTCTATGCCTGCCGTCTGGGACAAGGTTGGTGGAGAGCTCGAGGCTGATCCCAACTCCCGACCTGCAACAAGCAAGTCGATTCGTCTTACTCGTTCCCGTCGCAAGGAACTGGCACGCATGTCAACGCCCACCGACAGACTCCCACCAATCACGCTTTGCATGACAGCCTGGTTTATGAGCTGCTTCATTGGAACACTACCCATCGAAACCACCCTCCGCGTATGGGATGTGTTCTTCTACGAAGGCTCCAAGACTCTTTTCCGCATCGCACTGGCCATCTTCAAGCTAGGAGAGAACGAGATCCGATCTGTGGGTGATCCCATGGAAATGTTTGGCGTCGTGCAATCGATGCCACGCCGTCTCATCGACGCCAACGCTCTTATGGAGGCTTGTTTCAAGCGACGGAATGGCTTCGGACATCTGAGCCAGGTCCAGATTGACGAGAAACGTCAGCAACGTCGAGCCAAGGCACAATTGGATAGAGTCCGCCAAGGCAAGACATGGAACAACTAG
- a CDS encoding hypothetical protein (BUSCO:54043at5125): MAKRITKEFAEISQDPPEGYSVALPPNDTIHTWHVTLSAPPSTVYHPGKFGILLNLPTDYPFKPPVVKFVTPIYHPNVTNDNLGNICLGLLKPDAWKPSTKLYAVLEALRNLLEEPQLDSPLEDRIAQQYQTDRAAFDQAVKQHVQKYALEPPTFSPAA; the protein is encoded by the exons ATGGCCAAGCGCATCACCAAG GAATTTGCCGAAATTTCTCAAGATCCCCCTGAGGGCTACTCCGTGGCTCTGCCTCCCAACGATACTATCCATACCTGGCACGTTACCTTGTCGGCGCCCCCCTCGACCGTCTATCACCCAGGCAAATTCGGCATCCTCCTCAACCTTCCCACCGATTACCCCTTCAAGCCCCCGGTCGTCAAGTTTGTCACCCCCATCTACCACCCCAATGTGACAAACGATAATCTCGGCAACATCTGCCTGGGTCTCCTGAAGCCGGATGCCTGGAAGCCTAGCACCAAGCTCTACGCCGTCTTGGAGGCGCTTCGCAATCTCCTGGAAGAGCCCCAGCTCGATAGCCCTCTTGAAGATCGCATTGCGCAGCAATACCAGACCGACCGGGCCGCGTTTGACCAAGCGGTGAAGCAGCATGTCCAAAAATACGCCCTGGAGCCGCCTACTTTCTCTCCTGCTGCTTAG